One window of Nocardia sp. NBC_00508 genomic DNA carries:
- a CDS encoding serine/threonine-protein kinase, translated as MHEPIDLVDSAERTRTALVTAVARFSEAWASGFPPDLSGYLPREPAERRVVLIELVKIDLEYRWVRYHFPKRLIEYRAEFAELRDAPLPAELLYEEFHALRRASQAPDAATMSAEVTAPAADPGFAELTSDYRSTMIARPGAQVVLDAINVGDNVDDFDLLMRIGAGAFAQVYLARQQSMQRLVAVKISHNHGVEPQTLAQLDHEYIVRIFDQRLIADGELRLLYMQYLPGGTLLDVLRLLRATPTEQRSGQVLLDAVDKVLADKGEVRPTESAIRARTAGLTWPETVAWLGRRLADALQHASERGVLHRDIKPANVLLSAEGVPKLADFNVSFSQRVKGTSPLAYFGGSLAYMSPEQLEACHPDMPGTAADLDTRSDLFALAVMLWELLTGRRPFADETSAGASETSLARMLELRRRAVEPAFLSELPPDCPMALRGVLLKCLSPDPEDRYSYGSEFAQQLDLCLEERARDLVYPLPNSWRARLSRWSIPILWLSSLVGISVASAYLAVHTHALIRGLLSDTTNAQLDKGVLVFNLCAWPLAVVIWVYVSRDLVAVPRGLRDGRHYDESMLARVRSRTLLWGDFCAMLTFLFSVAATVAGVVLLHWFTDIPTRLLVHAATTVLVSGTISVAYTFFLSTFYIVRCVYPIYLRHSRTTARDFADLHALRRRTTVYLAVTASVPLVGVLAGFSAGLEPAELPLVRDSVLGLCAASGLAFVAVYWLFRKLDADLRALQRVV; from the coding sequence ATGCACGAGCCGATCGACCTGGTCGATTCAGCCGAACGGACCCGCACAGCGCTGGTCACTGCCGTGGCGCGGTTCTCCGAGGCTTGGGCGTCCGGTTTCCCGCCCGACCTGTCCGGATACCTGCCTCGTGAACCGGCCGAGCGGCGTGTGGTACTGATCGAACTGGTCAAGATCGACCTCGAATACCGCTGGGTTCGTTATCACTTTCCCAAACGACTGATCGAATACCGTGCCGAATTCGCGGAGCTGCGAGATGCCCCGCTTCCGGCCGAACTGCTGTACGAGGAATTCCATGCGCTGCGCCGCGCTTCGCAGGCACCCGATGCGGCCACCATGTCCGCCGAGGTCACCGCTCCGGCGGCCGACCCTGGCTTCGCAGAACTCACGAGCGACTACCGCAGCACGATGATTGCTCGTCCAGGTGCCCAAGTCGTTCTCGACGCCATCAACGTCGGCGACAATGTCGATGATTTCGACCTCCTGATGAGGATCGGAGCCGGCGCGTTCGCCCAGGTGTACCTCGCTCGGCAACAATCGATGCAGCGACTGGTCGCGGTCAAGATTTCCCATAACCACGGCGTCGAGCCGCAGACACTCGCCCAACTGGACCACGAATACATCGTGCGCATCTTCGATCAGCGGCTCATCGCCGATGGCGAGCTGAGGCTGCTCTACATGCAGTACCTACCCGGGGGAACGCTGCTCGATGTGCTGCGCTTGCTGCGCGCGACGCCTACCGAACAGCGCAGTGGCCAAGTGCTGCTCGACGCCGTCGACAAGGTACTTGCCGATAAGGGCGAGGTTCGGCCTACCGAATCGGCGATCCGGGCACGGACGGCCGGACTGACCTGGCCGGAGACAGTCGCCTGGCTGGGCCGCCGACTCGCGGACGCTCTGCAGCACGCCTCCGAACGCGGGGTGTTGCACCGGGACATCAAACCCGCGAACGTGCTGCTGAGCGCCGAGGGAGTCCCGAAGTTGGCCGACTTCAACGTCAGCTTCAGCCAACGCGTCAAGGGCACGAGTCCGCTAGCGTACTTCGGCGGATCACTGGCGTACATGTCGCCCGAACAGCTGGAGGCCTGTCATCCGGACATGCCGGGAACCGCCGCCGATCTCGACACTCGCAGCGACCTCTTCGCGCTCGCGGTCATGTTGTGGGAGTTGCTGACCGGACGCCGCCCATTCGCGGACGAGACGTCCGCAGGCGCGTCGGAGACGTCGCTGGCCCGCATGCTCGAACTGCGGCGCAGAGCAGTCGAGCCGGCGTTCCTGTCGGAGCTTCCCCCGGATTGCCCCATGGCGCTGCGCGGGGTGCTGCTGAAGTGTCTGTCGCCCGACCCCGAAGACCGCTACTCGTATGGTTCGGAATTTGCCCAGCAGCTCGACTTGTGCCTCGAGGAGAGGGCTCGCGACCTCGTCTATCCGTTGCCGAACAGTTGGCGGGCACGGCTTTCGCGATGGTCCATCCCGATTCTGTGGTTGTCTTCGCTGGTCGGCATCAGCGTCGCGTCGGCCTACTTGGCTGTGCATACCCACGCACTGATCAGAGGGCTCCTGTCCGATACCACCAACGCGCAGCTCGACAAGGGCGTCCTGGTTTTCAATCTCTGTGCTTGGCCGCTGGCCGTCGTCATCTGGGTATACGTGTCGCGTGATCTGGTCGCGGTTCCGCGCGGCCTGCGCGACGGCAGGCATTACGACGAATCGATGCTCGCGCGGGTGCGATCCCGAACACTGCTGTGGGGAGATTTCTGCGCGATGCTGACCTTCCTGTTCTCGGTGGCCGCAACCGTGGCGGGGGTGGTGCTGCTGCACTGGTTCACCGATATTCCGACGCGGCTGCTGGTGCACGCGGCGACGACCGTTCTGGTGTCGGGCACCATCTCCGTCGCTTACACGTTCTTCCTTTCGACGTTCTACATCGTCCGCTGCGTCTATCCCATCTATTTGCGCCACAGCCGCACGACGGCGCGCGACTTCGCCGATCTTCACGCGTTGCGGCGAAGAACCACGGTCTATCTCGCGGTAACGGCGTCGGTGCCGCTGGTCGGGGTACTGGCCGGATTCAGCGCCGGCCTCGAGCCTGCGGAGCTTCCGCTGGTGCGCGACTCGGTGCTGGGACTGTGCGCGGCCTCCGGGCTCGCATTCGTCGCCGTCTACTGGTTGTTCCGGAAACTGGACGCAGACCTGCGCGCGCTCCAACGGGTGGTCTAG
- a CDS encoding DUF3145 domain-containing protein — protein sequence MRASSQFADATAGVVYIHSSPAALCPHVEWALTSALSAPAKLRWTAQPADGQLRATSEWIGPVGTASRIAQSLRSWPVLRFEVTEEPSDGVDGERYSFVPGLGLWHGSTSANGDVMVGEMRLRAMLQATRELGKYSAYDLAAEIDRALGTAWDEDLEIYRYGGESGAEVTWLRRDVG from the coding sequence GTGCGCGCATCGAGTCAGTTCGCGGACGCGACGGCGGGTGTGGTCTACATCCACTCGTCGCCTGCCGCGCTGTGCCCGCATGTCGAGTGGGCGCTGACCTCGGCCCTGAGCGCCCCGGCGAAGCTGCGCTGGACCGCGCAACCGGCCGATGGACAACTGCGCGCGACCAGCGAATGGATCGGCCCCGTCGGCACCGCCTCCCGGATCGCCCAATCGTTGCGCTCCTGGCCGGTGCTGCGCTTCGAGGTGACCGAGGAGCCCAGCGACGGCGTCGACGGCGAGCGTTACAGCTTCGTCCCCGGCCTCGGACTCTGGCACGGCTCCACCAGCGCCAACGGCGACGTCATGGTCGGCGAAATGCGCCTGCGCGCGATGCTGCAAGCCACCCGTGAACTCGGCAAGTACTCCGCCTACGACTTGGCCGCCGAAATCGACCGCGCCCTCGGCACCGCCTGGGACGAGGACCTCGAAATCTACCGCTACGGAGGGGAATCCGGCGCCGAGGTCACCTGGCTGCGCCGCGACGTGGGGTAG
- a CDS encoding serine hydrolase domain-containing protein, translated as MRSLEQIREWPVRHAAAVVVTAGGGTASEGDVDRVFPLASVTKPLVAYAVLVAVEEGAVELDQPAGPPGATVRHLLAHTSGLAFDTTDVQAAPGAKRIYSSAGFEVLAEFVAEQTGIAFDDYLRDAVFAPLGMTASVLAGSAGHAGRSTAADLARFAAELLKPRLISAQTHAEATSVQFPGCNGVLPGYGSQRPNDWGLGFEIRDDKQPHWTGDTNSPQTYGHFGQSGTFLWVDPRTGLACLALSDENFGDWARVAWPPLSDAVIAEVAAARNTAVK; from the coding sequence GTGCGATCACTCGAGCAGATTCGGGAATGGCCGGTGCGGCACGCGGCGGCGGTGGTGGTCACCGCAGGCGGCGGCACCGCGAGCGAGGGCGACGTCGACCGGGTGTTCCCGCTGGCGTCGGTGACCAAGCCCCTGGTCGCCTATGCCGTTCTGGTCGCGGTGGAAGAGGGCGCAGTCGAACTCGACCAGCCCGCCGGGCCACCCGGCGCCACCGTGCGTCATCTGCTGGCGCACACGTCCGGGCTCGCCTTCGACACCACCGACGTACAGGCGGCTCCCGGCGCCAAGCGGATCTACTCGAGCGCGGGCTTCGAGGTGCTGGCGGAGTTCGTCGCCGAGCAGACCGGGATCGCGTTCGACGACTACTTGCGCGACGCGGTGTTCGCGCCGCTGGGCATGACGGCGTCGGTGCTGGCCGGGTCGGCCGGACACGCGGGACGGTCCACCGCCGCGGATCTGGCCCGCTTCGCCGCCGAATTGCTGAAGCCGCGGTTGATCTCCGCGCAGACGCACGCCGAGGCCACTTCCGTTCAGTTCCCGGGGTGCAACGGCGTACTGCCCGGCTACGGCTCGCAGCGTCCCAACGACTGGGGGCTCGGCTTCGAAATCCGCGACGACAAGCAGCCGCACTGGACCGGTGACACGAATTCGCCACAAACCTATGGACATTTCGGCCAATCCGGGACATTTTTATGGGTTGACCCGCGAACGGGGTTGGCGTGTCTCGCCTTGAGCGACGAGAATTTCGGCGACTGGGCGCGGGTGGCCTGGCCACCCCTCAGCGATGCGGTCATCGCGGAGGTGGCAGCCGCACGCAACACGGCTGTGAAGTAA
- a CDS encoding serine hydrolase domain-containing protein: MSEKPTVHGEVASGFGPVADTFRRNFARHGEIGAAVAVYAGDRPVVDLWAGFRDRHRTLPWGRDTIVPVFSSTKGMAAFTVAAAVSKGLLDYEQPVAKYWPEFAAHGKEAVTVRQLIDHQAGLSGLSEIVRLPQIADLDGLARILAAQKPAWRPGTRHGYHATTLGLYQGELLRRVDPQGRTLGRIFAEDFAAPLGLDFFIGLPAEQSMDRIATLAATRGLDVLRYERDLPLRIGAEIYLKRGLAYAALTNPRCGAPARATRREFLEVELPAYNGVGNARALARVYGAAASRTGALPIDDALLDRLAAAETADDVPAEDLVLHTQSRYHLGFRKSRGTFRFGSDKRAYGTTGLGGSFGFADPATGLGFGYTMNRLGLAILDDVRSRNLREALLRCRI; the protein is encoded by the coding sequence ATGAGTGAAAAGCCCACTGTTCACGGCGAGGTCGCGTCCGGTTTCGGACCGGTCGCCGACACCTTCCGCCGCAACTTCGCCCGGCACGGCGAGATCGGCGCCGCCGTCGCGGTCTACGCCGGTGACCGTCCGGTGGTGGACCTGTGGGCCGGCTTCCGCGATCGGCATCGCACGCTGCCGTGGGGACGCGACACGATCGTGCCGGTGTTCTCCTCGACCAAGGGCATGGCGGCGTTCACCGTCGCGGCGGCGGTGAGCAAGGGCCTGCTCGACTACGAGCAGCCGGTGGCGAAGTACTGGCCGGAGTTCGCCGCGCACGGCAAGGAAGCGGTGACCGTGCGCCAGCTCATCGACCACCAGGCCGGACTGTCAGGCCTGAGCGAAATCGTCCGGTTGCCCCAAATCGCCGATCTGGACGGCCTCGCGCGCATTCTGGCCGCGCAGAAACCCGCGTGGCGGCCCGGCACCAGGCACGGCTATCACGCGACCACCCTGGGCTTGTACCAGGGCGAGTTGCTGCGCCGCGTCGACCCACAGGGCCGCACGCTCGGGCGCATCTTCGCCGAGGACTTCGCCGCGCCGCTCGGCCTGGATTTCTTCATCGGCCTGCCCGCCGAGCAGAGCATGGACCGGATCGCCACGCTGGCGGCTACCCGCGGCCTGGACGTGTTGCGCTACGAGCGTGACCTCCCGCTGCGGATCGGCGCGGAGATCTACCTCAAACGCGGGCTGGCCTACGCGGCTCTGACCAATCCACGCTGCGGAGCCCCGGCGCGGGCGACGCGACGCGAATTCCTCGAAGTGGAACTGCCCGCGTACAACGGCGTCGGCAACGCTCGCGCACTGGCCAGGGTCTACGGTGCCGCGGCAAGCCGCACTGGCGCGCTGCCGATCGATGATGCGTTGCTCGACCGGCTCGCCGCGGCCGAGACCGCCGACGACGTCCCCGCCGAGGACTTGGTGCTGCACACCCAGAGCCGCTACCACCTCGGCTTCCGCAAGTCGCGCGGCACGTTTCGTTTCGGCTCGGACAAGCGCGCCTACGGCACGACGGGACTCGGCGGCTCGTTCGGATTCGCCGACCCCGCAACCGGTCTGGGCTTCGGTTACACGATGAACCGGCTGGGACTCGCGATCCTCGACGACGTTCGCAGCCGCAATCTGCGCGAAGCCCTGCTGCGCTGCCGGATCTGA
- a CDS encoding iron chaperone has protein sequence MAEPPPTIDAYLAAFPEDVRGILGEIRRTIRASLPDATEAISYGIPTFRLHGHNVVHFAGWKQHVSLYPIPEGDPALQRALEPYRAGKGTLKFPLGKPVPYDLIGRIATELAARRED, from the coding sequence GTGGCAGAACCACCGCCCACCATCGACGCGTACCTCGCCGCGTTCCCCGAGGACGTCCGGGGCATCCTCGGAGAGATCCGGCGCACCATTCGGGCATCGCTACCGGACGCGACCGAGGCGATCAGCTATGGCATTCCCACCTTCCGGCTGCACGGTCACAACGTCGTTCATTTCGCGGGCTGGAAGCAGCATGTGAGCCTCTATCCGATCCCCGAAGGCGATCCGGCGTTGCAGCGCGCCCTCGAGCCGTACCGGGCGGGCAAGGGCACGCTGAAATTCCCGCTCGGCAAGCCGGTCCCGTATGACCTGATCGGACGCATCGCCACCGAACTCGCCGCGCGCCGGGAAGACTGA
- a CDS encoding NDMA-dependent alcohol dehydrogenase — translation MKTKGAILWGIDQPWSVEEIEVGDPVAGEVQIRMETAGMCHSDHHIVTGATPMPSFPVMGGHEGAGVITELGPDCPADLQVGDHVILSFIPACGRCPACVAGHMALCDLGAGLLLGQAISDGTYRIQARGENVIPMCLLGTFAPYMTVHHTSVVKIDPSIPFEVACLVGCGVPTGFGSSTHVAQVSPGETAVIAGIGGVGMSALQGAVLSGASKVVAIDPNPWKREQAQKFGATHTYESMAAAIMPLMEATEGRMAEKVILTMGEMHGEYIEEGLILTAKAGTLVVTSMGRMDENDVKLNSFLLSMLQKTVKGCIFGGGNARQDAPRLLALYKAGQLNLDDMVTRSYSLEEINQGYQDMLDGKNIRGIIKYTEADW, via the coding sequence ATGAAGACGAAGGGCGCGATCCTGTGGGGGATCGACCAGCCGTGGTCGGTGGAGGAGATCGAGGTCGGCGATCCGGTCGCCGGTGAGGTACAGATCCGCATGGAGACGGCGGGCATGTGCCATTCCGACCACCACATCGTGACCGGCGCGACCCCGATGCCGTCCTTCCCCGTGATGGGCGGCCACGAGGGCGCGGGCGTGATCACCGAGCTCGGTCCGGACTGTCCGGCCGACCTGCAGGTCGGCGACCATGTAATCCTGTCGTTCATCCCGGCCTGCGGCCGCTGTCCGGCCTGCGTCGCCGGGCACATGGCGCTGTGCGACCTCGGCGCGGGACTGCTGCTCGGCCAGGCCATCAGCGACGGCACCTATCGCATCCAGGCACGCGGTGAGAACGTCATCCCGATGTGCCTGCTTGGCACCTTCGCGCCGTACATGACGGTGCACCACACCTCGGTGGTGAAGATCGATCCGAGCATTCCGTTCGAGGTGGCCTGCCTGGTCGGCTGTGGCGTGCCCACCGGCTTCGGCTCTTCCACCCATGTCGCCCAGGTGTCCCCGGGCGAGACCGCGGTGATCGCGGGTATCGGCGGCGTCGGCATGAGCGCCCTGCAAGGCGCGGTGCTGTCCGGGGCGTCGAAAGTCGTTGCCATCGACCCGAATCCGTGGAAGCGCGAGCAGGCGCAGAAGTTCGGTGCCACGCACACCTACGAGAGCATGGCCGCCGCGATCATGCCGCTGATGGAGGCCACCGAGGGCCGGATGGCCGAGAAGGTCATCCTGACCATGGGCGAGATGCACGGCGAGTACATCGAGGAGGGCCTGATCCTCACCGCGAAGGCGGGCACCCTGGTGGTCACCTCGATGGGCCGGATGGACGAGAACGACGTCAAACTGAACAGCTTCCTGCTGTCCATGCTGCAGAAGACGGTGAAGGGCTGCATCTTCGGCGGCGGCAACGCCCGCCAGGACGCGCCGCGCCTGCTCGCGTTGTACAAGGCCGGCCAGCTCAACCTGGACGATATGGTGACCCGCAGCTACTCGCTGGAGGAGATCAACCAGGGCTACCAGGACATGCTGGACGGCAAGAACATTCGCGGCATCATCAAGTACACCGAAGCCGACTGGTAA
- a CDS encoding DinB family protein, with the protein MPIVPDVKDWTWVLERACPECGFDAAATSYATVPALTRDTAVRFAAVLDRHGARTRPDESTWSALEYGAHVRDVCRLFGTRLDLMLAGDPDGEVPRFANWDQDATAIADRYGEQDPAQVAGELDEAAERVARSFESVPLTQRGLRGARSDGAVFTVESFARYFAHDLVHHVHDVRG; encoded by the coding sequence ATGCCGATCGTTCCCGATGTCAAGGACTGGACCTGGGTGCTCGAACGCGCCTGTCCCGAATGCGGTTTCGACGCCGCCGCGACCAGCTACGCGACCGTGCCCGCGCTGACCCGCGACACGGCCGTCCGATTCGCGGCGGTGCTCGACCGCCACGGTGCCCGCACCCGCCCGGACGAATCCACCTGGTCGGCGCTGGAATACGGCGCCCACGTGCGCGACGTGTGCCGCCTCTTCGGCACCCGTCTCGATCTGATGCTGGCCGGTGACCCCGACGGCGAGGTCCCGCGCTTCGCCAATTGGGACCAGGACGCCACCGCGATCGCCGACCGCTACGGGGAGCAGGACCCGGCCCAGGTGGCCGGGGAACTGGACGAGGCGGCCGAGCGGGTGGCCCGCTCGTTCGAGTCCGTGCCGCTCACGCAGCGTGGACTGCGCGGCGCGCGCAGTGACGGGGCGGTGTTCACCGTGGAGTCGTTCGCGCGATACTTCGCGCACGATCTGGTGCATCACGTGCACGACGTCCGCGGCTGA